CTTGTCATCAGGATTCACGTGCACTCTCCCTCGAATAACCCCAGTCCCCAGCACTATCTGACCCCTCTACTCCACACTCCTGTCTCGGACACACCCGTCTCGCCAGGCAACGTCCCCTTGAGCAGTCCGGCTTCGTGCATCCGCTCCCCGGGCACCCCAATCCCAGATTCATCTGGCAACCTGGTCGCCATGCACACCTGGTCCGCATGCACCGCTCCTACGAGCAGCGGGTCCCCCAAGGCTTCCCTCGCGCACGCACCTGGAGGAGAAGACGCGCGAACAGCTGATGGCGGTGCCCACGTCGCAGAGCGCGCGGTAATCCCGGTCCCGGGCGCGCGCCGCCTTCACGTGCAGCGCGTAGAGAGAGAGTCCTAAGCCCGCGAGGCAGAGCGCGAGCCGCACCCACCCAGGGCTCCGCCAGGTATTGCCCATGGCTTCTGGTATCGCCGGAGGCGCCAGCCGGAAGGGAACCAGCCACGGAGCAGGGCCGGGGCCGGATTTGGCCACGCTCTCTCCCGCCCGTCTGGCTGGGTGACTGGTTTGTTGGTCTCACACTCACTGATCCAATTGGCTGTTCCCAGGATTTGGCAGGAGTGCTGCCTGGGTACGAAAACTGCTGAGGAATGCTGGGACTGGAAAACCGGATTAAGGGACGTGGGTACTTACTGATTTGACGGCCTGCCAGGCATGATGGGAATTGTAGTCGGGGTGGCCGCAATGCCTCAAGGGTAATGGAGTCTccggagttttaaaaattttattaatcgGGCTAACAGTATATAGAGTTTACTCTCGCCCAAGCCCTGCTCTAACTTTGGAACATTCATGAACTAGAGACCAGCGGATCGGGGAATCCAGCGAATACTGCGATCCGATCAAGAGCCACGCGTTTTCCCTGAAATTACTATCTCAGACATTATTAGGACTATAACCTCCAATCCGCCTAGTTTGCCCAGCCATTCCCTCCTGCTGCACCAGCGCCTCCTGCTGGCCgatctctctctctccgtctctcccCCACACGCCCAGCTCCATCACCTCCGCCATACCCTTGACAGTACCCTAACCTTTGTTCTATTGTGGCGCCACCTGGCGAAACCCGAGCCCAGATCAACCCAACAGTCCCTCCTTTCCAAGCCTTTGGTGGGCTAACTGAGCTCCCCACTTCACAAACATAGCATCTATTGATGACCCCTCTCACCTAtacttccccttccttcccattTGCATTGAAACTTTTCCCCATTTTAGAAGTTGCAACAAATATCCCTTTACAATcaagttttttggaagattttacaCTCCCAgtctttacttcctcacctcttccTTGCTGCCCAGCACACCATAAACTAGCTCCTGCCCCCAATACTCCCCTGAAAACTTATGGCTAGTGTCACCAGGATGCTAAATTCAATgcatatttttcagttcttatcATGCTTGGCCTCCCAACAGTATTAATCACTGTTGGGCACTCCTTCCTGGGAACTCTTGTCTTCCTCTGGCTTCTGTGATATTTCACTCTCCTGATGGCCCCCTTCCTTCTCTGGCTGCTCCTTCTCAGGCCCATTCCTTTTCTTCCAGACAATGTGGCCAGTGGAATAATGGCTCCTAAAGATGTCAGTGTCCTAATTCCTGGGACCTGTGAACATGTTAGTTTACGTAGCAAATGGGAATtaaaggttgcagatggaattaaggctaCTAATCTGCTGATTTTAAAACAGATTATCCTATGGATCCAATGTAATTACAAGGgtctttaaaagtgaaaaagtgCAGCAGAAGAAGAGATTCAGAGGAAGGTGTGACTATAGAAGAAAATCACAAAGAGATGCagtgttgctggctttgaagatggagaaagggtgTCATGAGCTAAGGAACGTGGGTGGCCTGTAGTAGCAAGAAAAGTtgaagaaatggattctcccctagagcctccagagagaaattttttttttttttttggcccagccatgtggcttgcaggatcttagttccctgactagggatcaaacctgcgacCCGTGCATTtgaagggtggagtcttaaccactggaccaccagggaagtcaaaaTTCAGGTTGTTTTgagtcactaagtttgtggtagtttgttacagaaacaataggaaactaatacagaggaCTAAGACTTAGACCAGTTTCTCACTTCTTTCCACAGTTTTCTGGAGTGTTCCTATATCCATGACTGACTTCCCCCTGAATGAGTCATCTAAGAGGGAGCAAGGTGGAAACCACAGTATCTTTATGACTTAGCCTTGAAAGTCTCATATTGTCATTTATCCTATTCTGTCAGGTCAGCCCTGTTCAATGTGGGAAGAGACTACAGAGGGATATAAATACCGGGAGGTGGGAATCATCGAGGATTCACACAAATCACCACAAAAATAATGACTTAAGagaaaaacaatcattttattttctctcagtttttagGGGTTAGGCATTCAGTACGAGAATTTTGGCTGGGTAGTTCTGGCTCACATAACTGTGGTCAGATGCTGGCTAACGCTGGAACGATGGGAGGCTGATAacctggcctctctctctcttcttgcagTCTCAGGGGCTATTGGTGAATCCCTGTAGCCTCTCCGTAGGCACtagtttgggcttcctcacagcatggcagacTCCAGGCTACAATAGCCAGTTTCCAAAGTTGTCTTCAATGATTTCCACCTCCTGGGATTCATAACATTGTGTAGTTTCTTCCCACACGAAATAGGGCTGATCTGACCCAGTAGGATAATACAGAAATGATGGTTTGTGACTTTGGCGGCTCAGTCATTAGGATATTGTGGCTTCCATTTTGCTCTCTCTTAGATCACTAACTCTGGGTGAAGCCAGTTGCCATGttatgaggacactcaagcagccctaaggAGAGGTCCACTtagtgagaaactgaggcttcctGTCAACAACCAGCACTAACTTGCTAGGCATGTGAGAGAGCCACCCTAGCATCAGTCAAGCATCAGTCAAGACTTCACGTGACTGTAGTTTTAggcaacatgtttttttttttttttttttttggcggcaccgtgcagcttatgggattttagttccttgactagggattgaacccaggcccttgcagTGAAAGCGaagagtccgaaccactggactatcgggcaacatcttgactgcaacctcataaGCAACCCTGAACCAGAACCACCAGCTCAgctgctcccaaattcctgacccaaaGAAACTGTATGAGATAATAAACGTTTATTGTTTTGAGCTGCTATATTTTGAGGGTAATTTGTCACACAACAATGGACAATTAATACAGGGTAATCAGACTGCTTACGTGGTAACTCAGGACTCCAGTAAAAGTTCTCCAGGGAGCCAAGTGGAAGCTGCATCATCTTTTATGATCTAGCTTCATAA
The sequence above is a segment of the Orcinus orca chromosome 16, mOrcOrc1.1, whole genome shotgun sequence genome. Coding sequences within it:
- the VKORC1 gene encoding vitamin K epoxide reductase complex subunit 1 isoform X2; translated protein: MGNTWRSPGWVRLALCLAGLGLSLYALHVKAARARDRDYRALCDVGTAISCSRVFSSRLPTGPLGICPAGVEFPGVSSWFCLPGLDPVLCAL